Proteins encoded in a region of the Excalfactoria chinensis isolate bCotChi1 chromosome 16, bCotChi1.hap2, whole genome shotgun sequence genome:
- the RNF34 gene encoding E3 ubiquitin-protein ligase RNF34 isoform X2: MWASCCGLLNEVMGTGAVRGQQSGFAAGAGPFRFAPNTAFSSCPSPAAAAANVVCKACGLPFSVFRKKHVCCDCKKDFCSVCSILQENLRRCSTCHLLQETAFQRPQLMRLKVKDLRQYLVLRNIPTDTCREKEDLVDLVLCHHGLGPEEDMDAGSLRSSRSQTSGFFTHPFSMSVSVSSQGELANRSTGNGTPLRGQTETSSINNDEEESAEEQTPGLSRKRARASLSDISSLEDIEGLSVRQLKEILACNFVNYSGCCEKWELVEKVSRLYKESEENHKTQGEKVQLNDNDDNLCRICMDAVIDCVLLECGHMVTCTKCGKRMSECPICRQYVVRAVHVFKS, from the exons ATGTGGGCTTCCTGCTGCGGGTTGCTGAATGAAGTCATGGGGACTGGAGCTGTCCGTGGCCAGCAGTCGGGCTTTGCGGCAGGCGCTGGTCCATTCCGCTTTGCACCAAACACGGCTTTTTCATCGTGTccatccccagctgcagcagctgctaaCGTGGTTTGCAAAGCCTGTGGGCTTCCCTTCTCAGTTTTTAGGAAAAAA CACGTGTGCTGTGACTGCAAGAAGGATTTTTGCTCGGTCTGTTCCATCTTACAAGAGAATCTCCGAAGATGCTCTACTTGTCACTTGCTCcaagaaacagcatttcagcGGCCGCAGCTCATGAGATTGAAAGTCAAGGATCTGCGTCAGTACCTCGTCCTCAGAAACATCCCGACGGATACTTGCAGGGAGAAAGAAGACTTGGTGGATCTCGTGCTGTGCCACCACGGCTTGGGCCCTGAGGAGGATATGGACGCTGGTAGCTTGCGCTCATCTCGCTCACAGACTTCTGGGTTTTTTACTCATCCATTTTCTATGTCTGTGTCGGTGTCGTCTCAAGGAGAACTTGCAAACAGAAGCACAGGAAATGGGACACCTTTGCGG GGCCAAACTGAAACATCTTCTATAAATAATGACGAAGAAGAAAGTGCCGAGGAACAG ACTCCCGGATTGTCCAGAAAACGAGCAAGAGCTTCTCTGTCTGATATTTCAAGTCTGGAGGACATCGAAGGCCTGAGTGTTCGGCAGCTGAAGGAGATCCTTGCGTGTAATTTTGTCAACTACTCGGGATGCTGCGAGAAATGGGAACTCGTGGAAAAAGTGAGCAGGCTGTACAAAGAGAGCGAGGAAAACCACAAAACAC AGGGTGAGAAGGTGCAGCTGAACGACAACGATGACAACCTGTGCCGGATCTGCATGGATGCAGTGATCGACTGCGTCCTGCTGGAGTGCGGCCACATGGTGACCTGCACCAAGTGCGGCAAGAGGATGAGCGAGTGCCCCATCTGCCGGCAGTACGTCGTACGGGCCGTGCACGTGTTTAAGTCTTAA
- the RNF34 gene encoding E3 ubiquitin-protein ligase RNF34 isoform X1, which produces MKAGATSMWASCCGLLNEVMGTGAVRGQQSGFAAGAGPFRFAPNTAFSSCPSPAAAAANVVCKACGLPFSVFRKKHVCCDCKKDFCSVCSILQENLRRCSTCHLLQETAFQRPQLMRLKVKDLRQYLVLRNIPTDTCREKEDLVDLVLCHHGLGPEEDMDAGSLRSSRSQTSGFFTHPFSMSVSVSSQGELANRSTGNGTPLRGQTETSSINNDEEESAEEQTPGLSRKRARASLSDISSLEDIEGLSVRQLKEILACNFVNYSGCCEKWELVEKVSRLYKESEENHKTQGEKVQLNDNDDNLCRICMDAVIDCVLLECGHMVTCTKCGKRMSECPICRQYVVRAVHVFKS; this is translated from the exons aTGAAG GCAGGAGCTACTTCCATGTGGGCTTCCTGCTGCGGGTTGCTGAATGAAGTCATGGGGACTGGAGCTGTCCGTGGCCAGCAGTCGGGCTTTGCGGCAGGCGCTGGTCCATTCCGCTTTGCACCAAACACGGCTTTTTCATCGTGTccatccccagctgcagcagctgctaaCGTGGTTTGCAAAGCCTGTGGGCTTCCCTTCTCAGTTTTTAGGAAAAAA CACGTGTGCTGTGACTGCAAGAAGGATTTTTGCTCGGTCTGTTCCATCTTACAAGAGAATCTCCGAAGATGCTCTACTTGTCACTTGCTCcaagaaacagcatttcagcGGCCGCAGCTCATGAGATTGAAAGTCAAGGATCTGCGTCAGTACCTCGTCCTCAGAAACATCCCGACGGATACTTGCAGGGAGAAAGAAGACTTGGTGGATCTCGTGCTGTGCCACCACGGCTTGGGCCCTGAGGAGGATATGGACGCTGGTAGCTTGCGCTCATCTCGCTCACAGACTTCTGGGTTTTTTACTCATCCATTTTCTATGTCTGTGTCGGTGTCGTCTCAAGGAGAACTTGCAAACAGAAGCACAGGAAATGGGACACCTTTGCGG GGCCAAACTGAAACATCTTCTATAAATAATGACGAAGAAGAAAGTGCCGAGGAACAG ACTCCCGGATTGTCCAGAAAACGAGCAAGAGCTTCTCTGTCTGATATTTCAAGTCTGGAGGACATCGAAGGCCTGAGTGTTCGGCAGCTGAAGGAGATCCTTGCGTGTAATTTTGTCAACTACTCGGGATGCTGCGAGAAATGGGAACTCGTGGAAAAAGTGAGCAGGCTGTACAAAGAGAGCGAGGAAAACCACAAAACAC AGGGTGAGAAGGTGCAGCTGAACGACAACGATGACAACCTGTGCCGGATCTGCATGGATGCAGTGATCGACTGCGTCCTGCTGGAGTGCGGCCACATGGTGACCTGCACCAAGTGCGGCAAGAGGATGAGCGAGTGCCCCATCTGCCGGCAGTACGTCGTACGGGCCGTGCACGTGTTTAAGTCTTAA